In Halobaculum rubrum, the following are encoded in one genomic region:
- a CDS encoding HemK2/MTQ2 family protein methyltransferase, whose protein sequence is MPEDAEESGGPTGTRDALAERRGLDAPVYEPAEDSGLLAEAAVEHARGVTLEVGTGSGWVAERVRAEGGATRVIGSDVNPHACERARDRRVEAVRADLLAPFRDGALDTVLFNPPYLPTDPDNEWDDWQEVALSGGETGRELIEPFLDDLPRALAPDGVALLLVSSLTGFADVVEYAVARGLRAETVVEESYPFETLSILALRQRDDET, encoded by the coding sequence ATGCCTGAGGACGCCGAGGAGTCCGGGGGACCGACGGGGACCCGCGACGCGCTCGCCGAGCGACGAGGACTGGACGCGCCCGTGTACGAGCCCGCCGAGGACTCGGGCTTGCTCGCCGAGGCGGCCGTCGAGCACGCCCGCGGCGTCACGCTCGAGGTCGGCACCGGATCGGGATGGGTCGCCGAACGGGTGCGGGCCGAGGGCGGCGCGACGCGAGTGATCGGCAGCGACGTGAACCCGCATGCGTGTGAACGGGCCCGAGATCGGCGCGTCGAGGCCGTCCGCGCCGACCTCCTCGCGCCGTTCCGCGACGGCGCGCTCGACACGGTCCTGTTCAACCCGCCGTACCTTCCGACCGATCCGGACAACGAGTGGGACGACTGGCAGGAGGTGGCGCTGTCGGGCGGGGAGACGGGGCGCGAGCTGATCGAGCCGTTCCTCGACGACCTGCCGCGCGCGCTCGCGCCCGACGGCGTCGCGCTCCTACTCGTCTCGTCGCTGACGGGGTTCGCCGACGTGGTCGAGTACGCCGTCGCCCGCGGCCTGCGCGCGGAGACCGTCGTCGAGGAATCGTATCCGTTCGAGACCCTCTCGATCCTCGCGCTGCGACAGCGGGACGACGAGACATAA
- the moaA gene encoding GTP 3',8-cyclase MoaA, with protein sequence MPTPLVDDFGREVTGVRVSLTDRCNFDCVYCHNEGLGDTRGPMDAQDDEMSTDDVVRFLEVAAEFGVDAVKFTGGEPMLRDDLEEIVRRTPDSMEVSMTTNGTYLPGRAEDLVEAGLDRVNVSQDALDPDAFAEITKSGAYEQVLEGVRCAVDAGLAPVKLNMVVFEHTAGYVEGMVDHVAENDGLQLQLIEYMPELTGKPEWNIDIGRVHDWLSDIAVRVEHREMHDRKRYYVGDADAASAESPDPAGLGMVEIVDPVGNDDFCANCGRVRVTHEGYLKGCLNRNDDLKSMGEMTTPEIREALREVVADRVPYYGEYLVENDRGEWEINEEYIGA encoded by the coding sequence ATGCCGACACCGCTGGTCGACGACTTCGGGCGGGAGGTGACGGGGGTCCGCGTCTCGCTGACCGACCGGTGCAACTTCGACTGCGTCTACTGTCACAACGAGGGATTGGGGGACACACGCGGCCCGATGGACGCGCAAGACGACGAGATGTCCACCGACGACGTGGTCCGCTTTCTGGAGGTCGCCGCCGAGTTCGGCGTCGACGCGGTGAAGTTCACCGGCGGGGAGCCGATGCTTCGCGACGACCTCGAGGAGATCGTCCGTCGAACCCCCGACTCGATGGAGGTCTCTATGACGACGAACGGGACCTACCTCCCGGGTCGCGCGGAGGACCTCGTCGAGGCGGGTCTCGACCGGGTCAACGTGTCCCAGGACGCGCTCGATCCCGACGCGTTCGCCGAGATCACCAAGTCGGGCGCCTACGAGCAGGTGCTCGAGGGGGTGCGGTGCGCCGTCGACGCAGGGCTCGCGCCGGTGAAGCTCAACATGGTGGTGTTCGAGCACACCGCCGGCTACGTCGAGGGGATGGTCGACCACGTCGCCGAGAACGACGGGCTTCAGCTCCAGCTCATCGAGTACATGCCCGAGTTGACCGGGAAGCCGGAGTGGAACATCGACATCGGGCGCGTTCACGACTGGCTGTCGGACATCGCGGTTCGCGTGGAACACCGCGAGATGCACGACCGCAAGCGCTACTACGTGGGCGACGCGGACGCCGCGTCCGCGGAGTCGCCGGACCCCGCCGGGCTCGGGATGGTGGAGATCGTCGATCCCGTCGGGAACGACGACTTCTGTGCCAACTGCGGTCGCGTCCGTGTCACCCACGAGGGGTACCTCAAGGGCTGTCTCAACCGCAACGACGACCTGAAGTCGATGGGCGAGATGACGACCCCGGAGATCCGCGAGGCGCTTCGGGAGGTCGTCGCGGACCGCGTCCCCTACTACGGCGAGTACCTCGTCGAGAACGACCGCGGCGAGTGGGAGATCAACGAGGAGTACATCGGCGCCTGA
- a CDS encoding carbohydrate kinase family protein, whose amino-acid sequence MDGDPASIPGPSVLCVGHVNWDVTLIVDRLPAPDGEVKIRRRHQAGGGSAANVAAVLAGLDLDASLFGSVGADESGALAGRELSSAGVRTHLVEADGETAVKYLIVDADGEVMVLSNEGANEAFTAEDLPSGALTADTDHLHVTNQPPAVAAALAERAREVGATVSVAPGRQFAERDFTEALSLADLVFCNRREAAALLDEDADGATSYGALRADATLVVTHGGDGSEAHDRAAGRTYTHDGFDADVVDTTGAGDAFAAGFLAARLGGTGPERALAVANACGAIAAGEVGARVEITRDRIESVLDAADDGGTV is encoded by the coding sequence ATGGACGGCGATCCCGCGTCGATTCCCGGACCGAGCGTGCTGTGTGTCGGCCACGTCAACTGGGACGTGACGCTGATCGTCGACCGACTCCCCGCACCCGACGGCGAGGTGAAGATCCGCCGGCGCCACCAGGCCGGCGGCGGCAGCGCGGCCAACGTCGCCGCCGTGCTCGCGGGACTGGACCTCGACGCGTCGCTGTTCGGCTCCGTCGGCGCCGACGAGTCGGGCGCGCTCGCCGGACGGGAGCTGTCGAGCGCGGGCGTGCGGACCCACCTCGTCGAGGCGGACGGCGAAACCGCGGTGAAGTACCTGATCGTCGACGCCGACGGCGAGGTGATGGTGCTGTCCAACGAGGGCGCCAACGAGGCGTTCACGGCCGAGGACCTCCCCTCGGGCGCGCTGACGGCCGACACGGACCACCTGCACGTGACGAACCAGCCGCCGGCGGTCGCGGCCGCGTTGGCCGAGCGCGCTCGCGAGGTCGGGGCCACGGTGAGCGTGGCGCCCGGCCGCCAGTTCGCCGAGCGCGACTTCACCGAGGCGCTGTCGCTGGCGGATCTGGTGTTCTGCAACCGCCGGGAGGCGGCTGCGCTGCTTGACGAGGACGCCGACGGGGCGACCAGCTACGGCGCGCTCCGGGCGGACGCGACGCTGGTCGTCACCCACGGCGGCGACGGCTCGGAGGCACACGACCGTGCCGCGGGCCGGACGTACACCCACGACGGCTTCGACGCCGACGTGGTCGACACGACCGGCGCCGGCGACGCTTTCGCCGCGGGGTTTCTCGCGGCGCGCCTCGGCGGAACGGGGCCGGAGCGGGCGCTGGCGGTCGCGAACGCCTGCGGCGCGATCGCGGCCGGCGAGGTCGGCGCGCGCGTCGAGATCACGCGGGACCGGATCGAGTCGGTGCTCGACGCCGCCGACGACGGCGGAACGGTTTAG
- a CDS encoding methionine synthase, translating to MSRHPENREQFRPEGHDNDHFLLTTVVGSYPKPKWLNRARDHFEDDDHSFGESEWAEATDDACRVITHEHERAGLDTVVDGEMRREEMVEFFAERIDGYEFNGPVKVWGHNYFDKPSVVEGVEYDEPWLVDEFEFVDDVATRPVKVPITGPYTLANWAFNEAYDDDEALAYDLADLVNEEIEKLVEAGARYIQIDEPALATTPDDHAIVGECLERIVSDIDEEVRIGLHVCYGDYSRVYPEINDYPIDEFDVELCNDDYEQIETFADGEFAPDLALGVVDAHVAEVESVEEIKENIQQGLKVVPPEKLTVSPDCGLKLLPREAAYGKMENMVQAAREVEAELDAGDIDVPAVEDVAPADD from the coding sequence ATGAGTCGACACCCCGAGAACCGCGAGCAGTTCCGCCCGGAGGGCCACGACAACGATCACTTCCTGCTGACGACCGTCGTCGGCTCGTACCCGAAGCCCAAGTGGCTGAACCGTGCCCGCGATCACTTCGAGGACGACGACCACTCCTTCGGCGAGTCGGAGTGGGCGGAGGCGACCGACGACGCCTGTCGCGTCATCACCCACGAGCACGAGCGCGCCGGCCTCGACACCGTGGTCGACGGCGAGATGCGCCGCGAGGAGATGGTGGAGTTCTTCGCCGAGCGCATCGACGGCTACGAGTTCAACGGGCCCGTGAAGGTGTGGGGCCACAACTACTTCGACAAGCCGTCGGTCGTCGAGGGCGTCGAGTACGACGAGCCGTGGCTGGTCGACGAGTTCGAGTTCGTCGACGACGTGGCGACGCGTCCGGTGAAGGTGCCGATCACCGGCCCGTACACCCTCGCGAACTGGGCGTTCAACGAGGCGTACGACGACGACGAGGCGCTGGCGTACGACCTGGCGGACCTGGTGAACGAGGAGATCGAGAAGCTCGTCGAGGCGGGCGCGCGCTACATCCAGATCGACGAGCCCGCGCTGGCGACGACGCCGGACGACCACGCCATCGTCGGCGAGTGTCTGGAGCGCATCGTCAGCGACATCGACGAGGAGGTCCGCATCGGCCTCCACGTCTGCTACGGCGATTACTCGCGCGTCTACCCCGAGATCAACGACTACCCGATCGACGAGTTCGACGTGGAGCTGTGCAACGACGACTACGAGCAGATCGAGACGTTCGCGGACGGCGAGTTCGCGCCCGACCTCGCGCTCGGCGTCGTCGACGCCCACGTCGCCGAGGTGGAATCCGTCGAGGAGATCAAAGAGAACATCCAGCAGGGGCTGAAGGTCGTGCCTCCCGAGAAGCTCACCGTCAGCCCCGACTGCGGGCTGAAGCTCCTGCCCCGGGAGGCCGCCTACGGCAAGATGGAGAACATGGTGCAGGCCGCCCGCGAGGTCGAGGCCGAGCTCGACGCCGGCGATATCGACGTGCCCGCCGTCGAGGACGTCGCCCCCGCCGACGACTAG
- a CDS encoding 16S ribosomal RNA methyltransferase A, whose amino-acid sequence MTDATPEFRDPDDLRRRAGVRGDPDRDQHFLVDDRVLDRLPGYLPEDADRSHLLEIGGGTGALTDRLLAAGDRVTVVERDRDLAAFLREEFSDAVDGGGLDVVTGDALDVDLPEFTASVSNLPYGVSSEIAFRLLPLGRPLVLMFQAEFADRMVADPDTSAYGRLSVSAQHYADVEVVERIPPAAFDPQPRVDSAVVRCVPREPDYEIDDEAFFLRFVKALFTQRRKTVRNAIRNTAHISGLADADAVVVATDEDVLSRRPGELPPASFAALARVARGASEVGPGQ is encoded by the coding sequence ATGACCGACGCTACCCCGGAGTTTCGCGACCCCGACGACCTCCGGCGGCGCGCTGGCGTCCGCGGCGACCCCGACCGCGACCAGCACTTCCTCGTGGACGACCGTGTCCTCGATCGGCTGCCCGGTTACCTCCCGGAGGACGCCGATCGCTCGCATCTCCTGGAGATCGGCGGCGGCACGGGCGCGCTCACGGACCGGCTACTCGCTGCCGGCGACCGGGTGACCGTCGTCGAGCGCGACCGCGACCTCGCGGCGTTCCTCCGCGAGGAGTTCTCCGACGCCGTCGACGGCGGCGGGCTCGACGTGGTGACGGGCGACGCGCTCGACGTCGACCTTCCGGAGTTCACCGCGTCCGTTTCGAACCTCCCGTACGGCGTCTCCTCGGAGATCGCGTTTCGCCTGCTCCCGCTCGGGCGGCCGCTCGTGTTGATGTTCCAGGCGGAGTTCGCCGACCGGATGGTCGCCGACCCGGACACGTCAGCGTACGGACGCCTCTCGGTGTCGGCACAGCACTACGCCGACGTGGAGGTCGTCGAGCGGATCCCGCCGGCGGCGTTCGACCCCCAGCCGCGCGTCGACAGCGCGGTCGTCCGTTGCGTGCCGCGCGAGCCCGACTACGAGATAGACGACGAGGCGTTCTTCCTCCGGTTCGTCAAGGCGCTGTTCACACAGCGGCGCAAGACCGTCCGCAACGCGATCCGGAACACGGCCCACATCTCGGGGCTGGCTGACGCCGACGCCGTCGTGGTGGCGACCGACGAGGACGTGCTCTCGCGGCGGCCGGGAGAACTCCCCCCGGCGTCGTTCGCGGCGCTGGCGCGGGTGGCGCGGGGCGCGAGCGAGGTCGGCCCGGGACAGTGA
- a CDS encoding 5-methyltetrahydropteroyltriglutamate--homocysteine methyltransferase, protein MTDIVATTPGLYPLPDRAKDDLSDLKGHQKHDLIDGEEGGAVADAYDDVRAAFVADQRDAGLDRVVEGQGRWDDMLAHPLTVHANVETGGIVRYYDNNNFYRDPRVVGDLDASGDVAAELSAAADLLDNDVLQAVLPGPYTLADLATDEHYGDEAEFLDAVGDFLAGEVEAFPAHETLFLLEPSYVTNAPGDDLNELASETIDRVAAATDADVVVQTYWEAFEETAYAHLMDADVDAVGFDFVAADRDTNLEYVNELGTKADIALGLVDGQNTLVEDPETVAERVDWVRDQIPAQEFDTTYVTPNTETFYLPVNKHQAKLSVLAEAAEIAAGDADAAETEVEA, encoded by the coding sequence ATGACCGACATAGTCGCCACCACGCCGGGGCTGTATCCGCTCCCGGACCGGGCGAAAGACGACCTCTCCGACCTGAAAGGCCACCAGAAACACGACCTCATCGACGGCGAGGAGGGCGGCGCCGTCGCGGACGCGTACGACGACGTGCGCGCGGCGTTCGTCGCCGACCAGCGCGACGCCGGCCTCGACCGGGTCGTCGAGGGACAGGGTCGCTGGGACGACATGCTCGCGCACCCGCTGACCGTCCACGCGAACGTCGAGACGGGCGGGATCGTGCGCTACTACGACAACAACAACTTCTACCGCGACCCGCGCGTCGTCGGCGACCTCGACGCCTCCGGCGACGTGGCGGCGGAGCTGTCCGCGGCGGCCGACCTCCTGGACAACGACGTCCTGCAGGCGGTCCTTCCGGGCCCGTACACCCTCGCCGATCTCGCGACGGACGAGCACTACGGCGACGAGGCCGAGTTCCTCGACGCCGTCGGCGACTTCCTCGCGGGCGAGGTCGAGGCGTTCCCGGCCCACGAGACGCTGTTCCTGCTGGAGCCGTCCTACGTGACGAACGCGCCGGGCGACGACCTGAACGAGCTCGCGAGCGAGACGATCGACCGGGTCGCCGCCGCGACCGACGCCGACGTGGTCGTCCAGACGTACTGGGAAGCGTTCGAGGAGACGGCGTACGCCCACCTCATGGACGCGGACGTGGACGCCGTCGGCTTCGACTTCGTCGCCGCCGACCGCGATACCAACCTGGAGTACGTCAACGAACTCGGGACGAAAGCCGACATCGCGCTCGGGCTGGTCGACGGACAGAACACGCTCGTCGAGGACCCCGAAACGGTCGCCGAGCGCGTCGACTGGGTCCGCGACCAGATCCCCGCACAGGAGTTCGACACCACCTACGTGACGCCCAACACCGAGACGTTCTACCTGCCCGTGAACAAGCACCAGGCGAAGCTGTCGGTGCTCGCCGAGGCGGCCGAGATCGCCGCCGGCGACGCCGACGCCGCGGAGACGGAGGTGGAGGCATGA
- a CDS encoding enoyl-CoA hydratase/isomerase family protein, whose product MIRYDLDGEVATVTFDRPEKRNALTLEALRSFREALDRGAEEARVVVLKGAGDAFCAGDDIASVAGLGDDVAPGTLATRLYDALFGPEQVEVPVIAAVDGPAYGGGFEIVAAADLAVATADATFALPEATIGAYPPYAVARVGEACGRKRLLELALTGEPIDAATAREWGLCNRVVDDGELDDAVAELSEAVRAAPAPSVALVKRYVRAATADPDERARLVEGFSAVADEPDCLAAAERFLSDGA is encoded by the coding sequence GTGATCCGATACGATCTGGACGGCGAGGTCGCGACGGTGACGTTCGACCGCCCGGAGAAACGCAACGCGTTGACGCTCGAGGCCCTCCGCTCGTTCCGCGAGGCGCTCGACCGCGGCGCCGAGGAGGCGCGCGTGGTCGTGCTCAAGGGCGCCGGCGACGCCTTCTGTGCCGGCGACGACATCGCCTCGGTCGCGGGGCTCGGCGATGATGTCGCGCCGGGGACGCTGGCGACCCGGCTGTACGACGCGCTGTTCGGCCCCGAGCAGGTCGAGGTCCCCGTGATCGCCGCCGTCGACGGGCCGGCGTACGGCGGCGGCTTCGAGATCGTCGCCGCGGCGGATCTCGCGGTCGCCACGGCCGACGCGACGTTCGCGCTCCCGGAGGCGACGATCGGGGCGTACCCGCCGTACGCCGTCGCGCGCGTCGGCGAGGCGTGCGGCCGCAAGCGGCTGCTCGAACTCGCGCTCACCGGCGAGCCGATCGACGCGGCGACGGCCCGCGAGTGGGGACTGTGCAACCGCGTCGTCGACGACGGGGAACTGGACGACGCCGTCGCGGAGCTGTCCGAGGCGGTTCGTGCCGCGCCCGCGCCGTCGGTGGCGCTGGTGAAACGATACGTACGGGCGGCGACGGCCGATCCCGACGAGCGTGCTCGGCTGGTTGAGGGGTTCTCCGCGGTCGCCGACGAGCCCGACTGCCTCGCCGCGGCCGAGCGGTTCCTCTCGGACGGGGCCTGA
- a CDS encoding DUF655 domain-containing protein → MNDEPDPASVSDPPDASGDATDSGAESADADDSVYAYVLEYLPHGRADDDRPQHRRSAVAYGLGERDFRLFEFDLTDDAEFGIDDRVAIEPETAPGIERARRVEYDDLNHGARQELEYVVEDIIEADESRFVGFYNDAEPISLRLHQLNLLPGIGKKLRNNVLDARKRGPFESFADLSDRVSGLHSPKETLVERVMEELRDDDLKYRIFVGVDAPTANK, encoded by the coding sequence ATGAACGACGAACCCGACCCCGCAAGCGTGAGCGACCCGCCCGACGCGTCGGGAGACGCCACTGACAGCGGCGCCGAGAGCGCCGACGCCGACGACTCGGTTTACGCGTACGTCCTCGAGTATCTCCCACACGGGCGGGCGGACGACGACCGACCCCAGCACCGGCGATCCGCGGTAGCGTACGGGCTCGGCGAGCGGGACTTCCGGCTGTTCGAGTTCGATCTGACCGACGACGCCGAGTTCGGCATCGACGACCGCGTGGCGATCGAGCCCGAAACCGCGCCCGGGATCGAGCGAGCGAGGCGGGTGGAGTACGACGACCTCAACCACGGCGCCCGCCAGGAGTTGGAGTACGTCGTCGAGGACATCATCGAGGCGGACGAGTCGCGGTTCGTCGGCTTCTACAACGACGCCGAGCCGATCTCGCTGCGGCTCCACCAGCTCAATCTCCTCCCCGGGATCGGCAAGAAGCTGCGGAACAACGTCCTCGACGCGCGCAAGCGTGGCCCCTTCGAGTCGTTCGCGGACCTGAGCGATCGGGTGTCCGGGCTCCACAGCCCCAAGGAGACGCTCGTCGAGCGAGTGATGGAGGAACTGCGCGACGACGACCTGAAGTACCGCATCTTCGTCGGCGTCGACGCCCCGACGGCGAACAAGTAG
- a CDS encoding mechanosensitive ion channel family protein, with amino-acid sequence MTQNGTSTPVSGTATPNVPGGDAAASAATEIVSWIQSLFPTTGGQLAATILATAALAAFLVGIRRVGHPLKDRFDDRDLAIESLQAAAVATTVVAFGLFVVVVWRGVSLLDTAVPTTVFSGRNVVRTVLTVGILGAATLITRMTKRTIRKLGMDRSALSDHQSEIAHHIVQVTVYAISLVVVFAVWGVNPGSLLVGAGFAGIVLGLAARQTLGAVLAGFVVLFSRPFELGDWVVIDDQEGVVTDITIVNTQIRTFDDEYVMIPNDLVTDTNVVNRSRKGRLRLNVDVGVDYDTDLDEAIEVAEAAMRDHDLVLSPPEPHAVLTGFDDSEIGMRLRFYISNPSARKMWKARTRVTLAVKRAFEDAGIKIPFPQRELSGRPDSDDRRVTDSGVPSDDAGPGDGRSGVNGGDRGTDDA; translated from the coding sequence GTGACACAGAACGGAACGTCCACGCCCGTGAGCGGCACCGCGACACCGAACGTCCCCGGCGGCGACGCCGCGGCGTCGGCCGCGACCGAGATCGTCTCGTGGATCCAGTCGCTGTTCCCGACGACCGGCGGGCAACTGGCGGCCACGATCCTCGCGACGGCGGCGCTGGCCGCGTTCCTCGTCGGGATTCGGCGGGTCGGTCACCCCCTCAAGGACCGGTTCGACGACCGGGATCTCGCGATCGAGTCGCTACAGGCGGCCGCCGTCGCCACGACGGTCGTCGCGTTCGGGTTGTTCGTCGTGGTCGTCTGGCGGGGTGTGTCGCTGCTCGACACCGCAGTCCCCACCACGGTGTTCTCCGGGCGCAACGTCGTCCGAACGGTCCTGACGGTCGGCATTCTGGGGGCCGCCACGCTGATCACCCGTATGACGAAGCGGACGATCCGCAAGCTTGGAATGGACCGAAGCGCGCTGTCGGACCACCAAAGCGAGATCGCCCACCACATCGTCCAGGTCACGGTGTACGCGATCTCGTTGGTCGTCGTGTTCGCCGTCTGGGGGGTCAATCCCGGCAGCCTCCTCGTGGGCGCCGGCTTCGCCGGTATCGTCCTCGGGCTCGCCGCTCGCCAGACGCTCGGGGCGGTGCTGGCCGGGTTCGTCGTCCTGTTCTCCCGGCCGTTCGAACTGGGCGACTGGGTCGTCATCGACGACCAGGAGGGCGTCGTCACCGATATCACGATCGTCAACACCCAGATCCGGACGTTCGACGACGAGTACGTGATGATCCCCAACGACCTCGTCACCGACACGAACGTCGTGAACCGATCGCGGAAGGGTCGCCTGCGTCTGAACGTCGACGTCGGCGTCGACTACGACACGGATCTCGACGAGGCCATCGAGGTCGCCGAGGCGGCCATGCGCGACCACGACCTCGTGTTGTCGCCGCCGGAGCCCCACGCGGTGCTCACGGGATTCGACGACTCGGAGATCGGCATGCGGCTGCGCTTCTACATCAGCAACCCCAGCGCCCGAAAGATGTGGAAGGCGCGAACTCGGGTGACGCTCGCGGTGAAACGGGCGTTCGAGGACGCCGGGATCAAGATCCCGTTCCCGCAGCGGGAGCTGTCCGGACGACCTGACTCCGACGACCGCCGGGTCACCGACAGCGGCGTTCCCAGCGACGACGCGGGCCCCGGGGACGGCCGGTCGGGTGTGAACGGGGGAGATCGGGGGACCGACGATGCCTGA
- a CDS encoding RNA polymerase Rpb4 family protein: MTIFKEKLSEEFLTVSQAKELLGAVEEDRATEEDREMRYELARAVDHINRFAFLEADESLELVEELLELEKVDEPQAYKIADLLPRDRTEVRAVYAQERYALDGDELDEILDVVAKYA; encoded by the coding sequence ATGACGATCTTCAAGGAGAAGCTGAGCGAGGAGTTCCTCACCGTCTCCCAGGCGAAGGAGCTGCTCGGCGCCGTCGAGGAGGACCGCGCGACCGAGGAGGACCGCGAGATGCGCTACGAGCTGGCGCGCGCGGTCGACCACATCAACCGGTTCGCCTTCCTCGAGGCCGACGAGTCGCTGGAGCTCGTCGAGGAGCTGCTCGAGCTCGAGAAGGTCGACGAGCCGCAGGCGTACAAGATCGCGGACCTCCTCCCGCGCGACCGCACGGAGGTCCGCGCGGTGTACGCCCAGGAGCGGTACGCGCTCGACGGCGACGAGCTCGACGAGATCCTCGACGTCGTCGCGAAGTACGCCTGA
- a CDS encoding ribose 1,5-bisphosphate isomerase, producing MTSDPPLSGTVDDTAADIATMEIRGAATIARAAADAVAAQARETADETADPAQFERAMRRAGRRLYDTRPTAVSLPNALRYTLGRMEGHDVDTLRDSVLAATTAFTDRLDRAQRDLGRVGANRIRDGDTVMTHCHSTDALACVEHAVEQGKDISAIVKETRPRNQGHITASELRDMDVDVTLIVDSAARRYLDDADHVLVGADSIAADGGVVNKIGTSGLAVNARERGVPIMVAAQTIKLHPDTLTGHTVEIEMRDEAEVIDADAREEIGEITVENPAFDVTPPRYVDAIVTESGQFPPESIVTLMRELFGESADRPWEEPDATTTDATGPTA from the coding sequence ATGACCAGCGACCCTCCGCTCTCGGGCACGGTCGACGACACCGCCGCCGACATCGCGACGATGGAGATCCGGGGCGCCGCCACCATCGCGCGCGCGGCCGCAGACGCTGTCGCGGCCCAAGCGCGCGAGACGGCCGACGAGACTGCAGACCCCGCGCAGTTCGAGCGGGCGATGCGCCGCGCCGGTCGCCGGCTGTACGACACCCGCCCGACGGCGGTGTCGCTGCCGAACGCGCTGCGATACACGCTCGGCCGGATGGAGGGCCACGATGTCGACACGCTCCGCGACTCGGTGCTCGCGGCCACGACCGCGTTCACGGACCGGCTCGACCGCGCCCAGCGGGACCTCGGGCGTGTGGGCGCGAACCGCATCCGCGACGGCGACACCGTGATGACGCACTGCCACTCGACGGACGCGCTCGCGTGCGTCGAGCACGCCGTCGAGCAAGGGAAGGACATCTCGGCGATCGTCAAGGAGACGCGCCCGCGAAATCAGGGGCACATCACCGCGAGCGAACTCCGTGATATGGACGTCGACGTGACGCTGATCGTCGACTCGGCGGCTCGTCGGTACCTCGACGACGCCGATCACGTGCTCGTGGGCGCCGACTCCATCGCCGCCGACGGCGGCGTCGTCAACAAGATCGGCACCTCCGGACTGGCCGTCAACGCACGCGAGCGCGGCGTCCCGATCATGGTCGCGGCCCAGACGATCAAGCTCCACCCCGACACGCTCACGGGCCACACCGTGGAGATCGAGATGCGCGATGAGGCGGAGGTCATCGACGCCGACGCGCGCGAGGAGATCGGCGAGATCACCGTCGAGAACCCCGCCTTCGACGTGACGCCGCCGCGGTACGTCGACGCCATCGTCACCGAATCGGGCCAGTTCCCGCCCGAGAGCATCGTCACGTTGATGCGCGAGCTGTTCGGCGAGAGCGCCGACCGACCGTGGGAGGAGCCCGACGCGACGACGACGGATGCGACGGGACCGACCGCATGA
- a CDS encoding 50S ribosomal protein L21e produces MPSSNGPLHSTRGKLSNDPRDRGTSPPQRAIAEYDEGQKVHLKLDPSVNDGRFHARFNGHTGTVVGKQGAAVKVEIVDGGKTKTILATPAHLKAQTE; encoded by the coding sequence ATGCCGAGCTCCAACGGACCCCTTCACAGCACGCGCGGAAAGCTCTCGAACGACCCCCGAGACCGCGGCACCTCGCCGCCCCAGCGCGCCATCGCGGAGTACGACGAGGGACAGAAGGTCCACCTGAAGCTGGACCCGTCGGTCAACGACGGCCGGTTCCACGCCCGATTCAACGGCCACACCGGCACCGTCGTCGGCAAGCAGGGCGCCGCGGTCAAAGTCGAGATCGTCGACGGCGGCAAGACGAAGACGATCCTCGCCACGCCCGCGCACCTGAAGGCGCAGACCGAGTAG